From Haloglomus litoreum, the proteins below share one genomic window:
- a CDS encoding DUF7117 family protein → MKIRGQRECKDCGTRWAYYETGSVECPSCGSLRSVGVEDDRTLHTASPRTLDLTPARDELEAGKPLRRVAERAAELAREFTRGYGFVDAGVLQPLPDRYLTAMELRHAGSELARRHAVDEPEEYHLLSLLQGDVGDRPAPESVPESLRAARGLAYAEAVDEYRADLRQYLGEHPDPTVNDVLGPLDTHLKRTKALDGDIPPTDAETLVAAVRDLWRYIVEDDETALLNAEDRLDGLA, encoded by the coding sequence ATGAAGATCCGCGGCCAGCGCGAGTGCAAGGACTGTGGCACGCGGTGGGCGTACTACGAGACCGGGAGCGTCGAGTGCCCCTCCTGCGGGAGCCTGCGCTCGGTGGGCGTCGAGGACGACCGGACCCTCCACACAGCGAGCCCGCGCACGCTGGACCTGACGCCGGCCCGGGACGAACTCGAGGCCGGAAAGCCGCTCCGCCGCGTCGCCGAGCGCGCGGCCGAACTCGCACGGGAGTTCACGCGTGGGTACGGCTTCGTGGACGCGGGGGTCCTGCAGCCGCTCCCGGACCGCTACCTGACGGCGATGGAACTACGCCACGCCGGGAGCGAACTGGCCCGCCGGCACGCCGTCGACGAGCCCGAGGAGTACCACCTGCTCTCCCTGCTCCAGGGTGACGTGGGGGACCGACCGGCGCCGGAGTCGGTCCCGGAATCGCTCAGGGCGGCTCGCGGCCTCGCCTACGCCGAGGCCGTCGACGAGTACCGGGCCGACCTGCGCCAGTACCTCGGCGAGCATCCGGACCCGACGGTCAACGACGTGCTGGGCCCGCTGGACACGCATCTCAAGCGGACGAAGGCGCTCGACGGCGACATCCCGCCGACCGACGCCGAGACGCTGGTGGCGGCCGTCCGCGACCTCTGGCGGTACATCGTGGAGGACGACGAGACGGCGCTGTTGAACGCCGAGGACCGGCTCGACGGGCTGGCGTAG
- a CDS encoding PAS domain S-box protein, protein MTEYEPTDRHRELDIEAARTALYDVLVETDGPLRERQREALAVGCRYLGVENGHLKRMDDPDGKHRVVASTDPDSDWIPEDIALDDAGYCRTAVDQPAALAVQDPRVEGYEDNPGYVDHGVACYLGTDIVVEGETWGTVCFVSPQPTEETFTPTEATFVELVAQTIGREIAEDRYTDTIERTRSKYETLVETAPDGVLLVDASTGEIHEVNNRVSEMTGYSESELLGMSYLDLVPPEQRHHYDANDDLLTGADGPRERLPDGSPIYALDRDGTRRPVAISADTVHLDGQEYLHLVVRNISERRERERRAGAILDQTHQFTGLLEPDGTLLEANRAALEFAGVDRDEVVGEPFAAAPWWSAEGADRDRLRDAIDRAADGEFVRYETEVEGTNGTIVIDFSLRPVRDESGEVDLLIPEGRDISERVRRERQLAVLSRLLRHNFRNEMTVVRGYADMLTEDLTGQEREIAADLSENVDRLLELTETYRETVDLLSDPPEPTDVDLRRALQRAVDSVRAGHPDATVGIDCPGGVTVHALPRLGRAVEELVGNAIVHGGEGTQVTVAVDAGPESVVVRIVDDGPGIPAAEADILRGDQSVDPLAHGTGMGLWLVYWLVTLSGGNIVVGTPDSGGTEIELLLDPFSD, encoded by the coding sequence GTGACTGAGTACGAACCGACGGACCGCCACCGAGAACTAGACATCGAGGCGGCCCGGACGGCACTGTACGACGTGCTGGTGGAGACCGACGGCCCGCTCCGGGAGCGCCAGCGCGAGGCGCTGGCGGTCGGCTGTCGCTACCTCGGCGTGGAGAACGGGCACCTCAAGCGGATGGACGACCCCGACGGCAAGCACCGGGTCGTGGCGAGCACGGACCCGGACTCCGACTGGATTCCGGAGGACATCGCCCTGGACGATGCGGGCTACTGCCGAACCGCCGTCGACCAGCCGGCGGCCCTGGCCGTCCAGGACCCGAGGGTCGAGGGGTACGAGGACAACCCGGGCTACGTCGACCACGGCGTGGCCTGCTACCTCGGCACCGATATCGTCGTCGAGGGTGAAACGTGGGGGACCGTCTGTTTCGTCTCGCCCCAGCCGACCGAGGAGACTTTCACGCCCACCGAGGCCACGTTCGTCGAACTGGTCGCACAGACCATCGGCCGGGAGATCGCCGAGGATCGGTACACGGACACCATCGAACGGACCCGCTCGAAGTACGAGACCCTCGTCGAGACCGCGCCGGACGGGGTCCTGCTCGTCGATGCGTCGACCGGGGAGATCCACGAGGTGAACAACCGGGTGAGCGAGATGACCGGGTACTCCGAGTCGGAGCTGCTGGGGATGTCGTACCTCGACCTCGTCCCCCCGGAGCAACGCCACCACTACGACGCGAACGACGACCTGTTGACGGGGGCCGACGGGCCCCGCGAGCGCCTGCCGGACGGCTCACCGATCTACGCGCTGGACCGCGACGGCACGCGCCGTCCCGTCGCCATCAGTGCCGATACGGTCCACCTCGACGGACAGGAGTACCTCCACCTCGTCGTCCGGAACATCTCCGAGCGGCGCGAGCGCGAGCGCCGCGCAGGGGCCATCCTGGACCAGACCCACCAGTTCACGGGGCTGCTGGAGCCGGACGGGACGCTGCTGGAGGCCAACCGGGCCGCTCTGGAGTTCGCGGGCGTCGACCGTGACGAGGTCGTCGGCGAACCGTTCGCGGCGGCCCCGTGGTGGTCGGCCGAGGGCGCCGATCGCGACCGCCTCCGCGACGCCATCGACCGGGCCGCCGACGGCGAGTTCGTCCGCTACGAGACGGAGGTCGAGGGGACGAACGGCACCATCGTCATCGACTTCTCGCTCCGCCCGGTCCGTGACGAGTCCGGCGAGGTGGACCTGCTCATCCCGGAGGGGCGGGACATCAGCGAGCGCGTGCGCCGGGAGCGACAACTCGCCGTGCTGTCGCGGCTCCTCCGGCACAACTTCCGCAACGAGATGACCGTCGTCCGGGGATACGCCGACATGCTGACCGAGGACCTGACCGGTCAGGAACGGGAGATCGCGGCCGACCTGTCGGAGAACGTCGACCGGCTGCTGGAACTCACCGAGACGTACCGGGAGACGGTCGATCTGCTGAGCGATCCCCCGGAGCCGACCGACGTCGACCTCCGGCGGGCACTCCAGCGGGCCGTCGACAGTGTCCGGGCGGGCCACCCCGACGCCACCGTCGGCATCGACTGCCCGGGAGGGGTGACGGTGCACGCGCTCCCGCGACTCGGGCGGGCCGTCGAGGAACTGGTCGGGAACGCCATCGTCCACGGGGGCGAGGGGACCCAAGTGACGGTCGCGGTCGACGCCGGGCCCGAGAGCGTGGTCGTCCGCATCGTCGACGACGGCCCCGGCATCCCGGCGGCCGAGGCCGACATCCTCCGGGGTGACCAGTCGGTCGACCCGCTCGCCCACGGGACGGGCATGGGGCTGTGGCTCGTCTACTGGCTGGTCACGCTCTCCGGGGGGAACATCGTGGTCGGGACGCCCGATAGTGGAGGGACCGAGATCGAGCTCCTGCTCGACCCGTTCTCGGACTGA
- a CDS encoding cryptochrome/photolyase family protein, whose translation MTVWVLGDQLTREHGPLARADIDDERVLLIEARAFARRHAYHPHKLALVFSAMRHFRDELREAGFTVDYRTAETFAEGLDAHFDDHPGDGLVTMAPPSHGAADRLRSLVEERGGDLHVVGNDLFLTTPDQWDAWMGDPPYRQETFYRNVRRETGYLMDGEEPLGGAWNYDDENRDFPGSDYDPPDPPRYEPDGTTREVLDWVTDEFDGSYDTDPRGGGWADPGAFGWPVTRADALDALERFCTERLPAFGPYQDAMLDDEWAMNHALLSAAMNLGLLHPAEVVERAIETYRHDDAVSVPLHSLEGFVRQVVGWREFMRHTYREAMPDLASANQLDAHEDLPEAYWTGETDMACLSDVVDGVRERGYSHHIERLMILANFALIYGVEPRQLNEWFHAAYVDAYHWVTTPNVVEMGSFGHGVFATKPYASSANYVDRMSDYCSECSYAKTKTTGENACPFNALYWEFLGRNEERLRSNHRMGLVYSHWDDKDDEERAAIRERAAEVRALAERGNL comes from the coding sequence ATGACGGTCTGGGTTCTCGGCGACCAGTTGACCCGCGAGCACGGCCCACTGGCGCGGGCCGATATCGATGACGAGCGGGTCCTCCTCATCGAGGCACGGGCGTTCGCTCGACGCCACGCCTACCACCCACACAAACTCGCGCTGGTGTTCTCGGCGATGCGGCACTTCCGGGACGAGTTGCGCGAGGCCGGCTTCACGGTCGACTACCGCACCGCCGAGACGTTCGCCGAGGGGCTCGACGCGCACTTCGACGACCATCCGGGCGACGGTCTCGTGACGATGGCCCCACCTTCCCACGGCGCCGCCGACCGGCTCCGGTCCCTGGTCGAGGAGCGTGGCGGGGACCTCCACGTGGTCGGGAACGACCTGTTCCTCACCACGCCCGACCAGTGGGACGCCTGGATGGGCGACCCCCCGTACCGGCAGGAGACCTTCTACCGCAACGTCCGCCGCGAGACGGGCTACCTGATGGACGGCGAGGAACCGCTGGGCGGGGCGTGGAACTACGACGACGAGAACCGGGACTTCCCGGGCAGCGACTACGACCCGCCGGACCCGCCCCGGTACGAGCCCGACGGGACCACGCGTGAGGTGCTGGACTGGGTCACCGACGAGTTCGACGGCTCCTACGACACCGACCCGAGGGGTGGCGGGTGGGCCGACCCCGGCGCGTTCGGCTGGCCGGTCACGCGCGCCGACGCACTCGACGCGCTGGAGCGGTTCTGCACCGAGCGGCTCCCGGCGTTCGGCCCCTACCAGGACGCGATGCTGGACGACGAGTGGGCGATGAACCACGCGCTGCTGTCGGCCGCGATGAACCTGGGGCTGCTCCACCCGGCGGAGGTGGTCGAGCGCGCCATCGAGACGTACCGCCACGACGACGCCGTCTCGGTGCCGCTGCACTCGCTCGAGGGGTTCGTCCGGCAGGTCGTCGGCTGGCGGGAGTTCATGCGCCACACCTACCGCGAGGCGATGCCGGACCTGGCGAGCGCCAACCAGCTCGACGCCCACGAGGACCTCCCGGAGGCGTACTGGACCGGCGAGACCGACATGGCCTGCCTCTCCGATGTCGTCGACGGCGTCCGTGAGCGGGGGTACAGCCACCACATCGAGCGCCTGATGATCCTCGCCAACTTCGCGCTCATCTACGGCGTCGAGCCCCGACAGCTCAACGAGTGGTTCCACGCGGCGTACGTCGACGCCTACCACTGGGTGACGACGCCGAACGTCGTCGAGATGGGCTCGTTCGGGCACGGCGTCTTCGCCACCAAGCCGTACGCGTCGTCGGCGAACTACGTCGACCGGATGAGCGACTACTGCTCGGAGTGCTCGTACGCGAAGACGAAGACGACTGGCGAGAACGCCTGCCCGTTCAACGCGCTCTACTGGGAGTTCCTCGGCCGCAACGAGGAGCGGCTCCGCTCGAACCACCGCATGGGCCTGGTCTACTCCCACTGGGACGACAAGGACGACGAGGAGCGGGCGGCCATCCGCGAGCGCGCGGCCGAGGTCCGGGCCCTCGCCGAGCGGGGGAATCTGTGA
- a CDS encoding LVIVD repeat-containing protein — MSGTDESELSDATRRAVLKGTAGALGVGAMGSASAHDWGSSSTSTAGSEVEQNRRPGTVGEHRNAGYVGYHSLGGRGPSSGAGGQPENAHEGAVTEIRAEGDFAYVGLFSSRGDSAGRGMAVVDIADYNNAETRTELASAEMRVVSFLQNNNAATAFMDLKLSDDGDYVFVGTQPITALFNETQKDPDVTLAESSTSGVNSGGVLAVDVSDPYNPSLVDAQETFSTGIHNLFHHRIDGTDYVFACKDIESDNTAGVYVFEFDRTTGQLLLVNRWTATGGNNAAGEATPTGGMDFYCHDIEVQDDPVTGRPTVYVAYWNAGVRVLDATDPTAMEEIGHFPMRQGHFTTPAPDLVDDKRVLIASHEEPANTTDGSAAESQEQEGGTLPTESAVEDAPVEGKRNPHSTGSVLLVDADGIYDHIGPDGEKRSAPSVTTLSLLDDWTWQDADDIPGKQDIRFDNFELSPHNSDIAKHVDPDTGEETFWVHQAHYHGGIRYLKVEPGQEYALTEKGYSRPKQEGVPDSSKMQGLSGVTPNVWGCIESNGVTFAADINQGVHAVIHDDIPVGGADPVVGTQREMDGSAFRSGDTNQVDLELAFADSEVLVRDRVPNGWTVDGANEPYEVVTVGEDEFVRFEGTAAEGDSFRYFASAGGSGSGTFGPVQVSADGGDTWVTVDGSAAGVYTIGPGGLTLGTAAGAAGALTHQRDRLAERLRRLLGEE, encoded by the coding sequence ATGTCAGGGACGGACGAGTCGGAGCTGTCGGACGCGACGCGGCGTGCCGTGCTGAAGGGTACCGCCGGCGCGCTCGGTGTCGGCGCGATGGGGTCCGCGAGCGCCCACGACTGGGGCAGTTCGAGCACGAGCACCGCGGGCAGCGAGGTCGAGCAGAACCGCCGGCCCGGGACTGTCGGCGAGCACCGGAACGCCGGCTACGTCGGCTACCACAGCCTCGGTGGCCGTGGGCCCTCGTCGGGCGCCGGCGGGCAGCCCGAGAACGCCCACGAGGGCGCAGTCACCGAGATCCGCGCCGAGGGTGACTTCGCCTACGTCGGTCTCTTCTCCTCGCGCGGCGACAGCGCGGGTCGCGGGATGGCCGTGGTCGACATCGCGGACTACAACAACGCCGAGACCCGGACGGAGCTGGCGTCCGCGGAGATGCGGGTCGTCTCCTTCCTCCAGAACAACAACGCCGCGACGGCGTTCATGGACCTGAAGCTCTCCGACGACGGTGACTACGTCTTCGTCGGGACCCAGCCCATCACGGCGCTGTTCAACGAGACCCAGAAGGACCCGGACGTCACCCTCGCCGAGAGCAGCACCTCCGGCGTCAACAGCGGCGGCGTGCTCGCGGTCGACGTCTCCGATCCGTACAACCCCTCGCTGGTCGACGCCCAGGAGACCTTCTCGACGGGCATCCACAACCTCTTCCACCACCGCATCGACGGGACGGATTACGTCTTCGCCTGCAAGGACATCGAGTCGGACAACACGGCCGGCGTCTACGTCTTCGAGTTCGACCGGACGACCGGCCAGCTCCTGCTCGTGAACCGCTGGACCGCGACCGGCGGCAACAACGCGGCCGGCGAGGCGACACCGACCGGCGGGATGGACTTCTACTGCCACGACATCGAGGTGCAGGACGACCCCGTCACCGGGCGGCCGACCGTGTACGTCGCCTACTGGAACGCCGGCGTCCGGGTGCTGGACGCGACGGACCCCACTGCGATGGAGGAGATCGGCCACTTCCCGATGCGCCAGGGCCACTTCACGACGCCCGCGCCGGACCTCGTCGACGACAAGCGCGTCCTCATCGCCAGCCACGAGGAGCCCGCGAACACCACCGACGGCTCCGCCGCCGAGAGCCAGGAGCAGGAGGGTGGCACCCTCCCGACGGAGAGCGCGGTCGAGGACGCCCCCGTCGAGGGGAAGCGCAATCCGCACAGCACGGGCTCGGTGCTACTGGTCGACGCCGACGGCATCTACGACCACATCGGCCCCGACGGCGAGAAGCGGTCCGCGCCCTCCGTGACGACCCTGTCGCTGCTGGACGACTGGACCTGGCAGGACGCCGACGACATCCCGGGGAAGCAGGACATCCGGTTCGACAACTTCGAGCTCTCGCCACACAACTCCGACATCGCGAAGCACGTCGACCCGGATACCGGCGAGGAGACCTTCTGGGTCCACCAGGCCCACTACCACGGCGGCATCCGCTACCTGAAGGTCGAACCGGGGCAGGAGTACGCCCTGACCGAGAAGGGGTACTCCCGCCCGAAGCAGGAGGGCGTCCCCGACAGCTCGAAGATGCAGGGCCTCAGCGGCGTCACGCCCAACGTCTGGGGCTGTATCGAGTCCAACGGTGTCACCTTCGCCGCCGACATCAACCAGGGCGTCCACGCCGTCATCCACGACGACATCCCGGTCGGCGGCGCGGACCCGGTCGTCGGGACGCAACGCGAGATGGACGGGTCGGCCTTCCGGAGCGGCGACACGAACCAGGTCGACCTCGAACTGGCGTTCGCCGACAGCGAGGTCCTGGTCCGCGACCGGGTTCCGAACGGCTGGACGGTCGACGGCGCCAACGAGCCGTACGAGGTCGTCACCGTCGGCGAGGACGAGTTCGTCCGGTTCGAGGGGACCGCCGCGGAGGGCGACTCGTTCCGCTACTTCGCCAGTGCCGGTGGCTCGGGCTCCGGGACGTTCGGCCCGGTGCAGGTGAGCGCCGACGGCGGTGATACCTGGGTGACCGTCGACGGGAGCGCCGCGGGCGTCTACACCATCGGCCCCGGCGGGCTCACGCTCGGGACCGCCGCCGGTGCGGCGGGGGCGCTCACCCACCAGCGCGACCGGCTCGCCGAGCGGCTCCGACGACTTCTCGGCGAGGAGTGA